The following proteins are encoded in a genomic region of Gimesia algae:
- the glgP gene encoding alpha-glucan family phosphorylase, with product MNSNNLDRSVSYFSMEIAIHPEMPTYAGGLGILAGDTIRSAADLQVPMVAITLLHREGYFYQTLDATDWQTEEPVHWVGKNFLTDTGVRTHVSIENRSVKLRAWKYDVVGEGGFVVQVFLLDTDLPENSDWDRKLTNRLYGGDEHYRFCQEVVLGIGGIRMLRALGYDAIHKFHMNEGHSALLTLELLDEQATSSGRPTLTLEDIEAVHAKCVFTTHTPVPAGHDQFPLDLVNRVLGRRDVYEMKEVFCCEDKLNMTFLAMNMSHYINGVAKRHGEVSRHMFARYKIDSITNGVHAATWVSQEFAELFDRYIPDWKQDNFSLRYALSISKNEVAHAHQKSKRRLLKSVNQNMNAGLDSNVFTIGFARRVAMYKRADLIFNDVEQLRRISRDIGRIQIIFSGKAHPKDIDGKKMIQQIIRTGRSLAPDVTVAFLPNYDMELAQLLTAGVDLWLNTPEPPQEASGTSGMKAALNGIPSLSILDGWWIEGCIENITGWAIGSDGVSIGQSNNHQTDADSLYAKLEQSIIPTFYNDQDCYVEIMRHAIALNGSFFNTQRMIQQYVLKAYF from the coding sequence ATGAACTCAAACAATTTAGACAGATCAGTGTCCTACTTCTCGATGGAAATTGCCATTCATCCAGAAATGCCCACTTATGCCGGTGGACTGGGGATTCTGGCTGGCGACACGATTCGATCTGCAGCCGATCTGCAAGTTCCCATGGTAGCAATCACACTGCTCCATCGTGAGGGATATTTCTACCAGACTCTGGATGCAACCGACTGGCAAACAGAGGAACCTGTCCATTGGGTCGGCAAAAATTTCCTCACCGATACTGGTGTGCGGACTCATGTATCCATTGAAAACCGTTCCGTGAAGCTTCGCGCCTGGAAGTATGACGTGGTCGGTGAGGGGGGCTTTGTAGTGCAGGTCTTCCTACTGGATACCGATTTACCGGAAAATTCCGATTGGGATCGCAAGCTGACAAACCGCCTGTATGGTGGCGACGAACATTACCGCTTCTGCCAGGAAGTTGTCTTGGGAATTGGCGGTATCCGAATGTTGCGAGCCTTGGGCTATGACGCAATCCATAAGTTTCATATGAATGAAGGACACTCTGCACTTTTAACACTTGAATTACTCGATGAGCAGGCTACAAGTTCAGGCAGGCCAACCCTAACACTTGAGGACATCGAAGCGGTGCATGCTAAGTGCGTGTTTACAACTCATACACCAGTACCAGCGGGACATGATCAATTTCCCCTGGACCTCGTCAATCGAGTTTTGGGAAGACGTGACGTCTATGAGATGAAAGAGGTATTCTGCTGCGAAGATAAACTGAATATGACCTTTCTCGCGATGAATATGAGCCATTACATCAATGGAGTTGCGAAGCGTCATGGGGAAGTCTCGCGTCACATGTTCGCACGTTACAAGATTGACTCGATTACGAATGGGGTCCATGCCGCGACTTGGGTTTCTCAGGAATTCGCTGAGCTGTTCGACCGCTACATCCCAGACTGGAAGCAGGACAACTTTAGTCTGAGGTACGCCTTAAGTATTTCGAAAAATGAAGTCGCTCATGCGCATCAAAAATCAAAACGACGTCTTCTCAAGTCAGTCAACCAGAACATGAATGCGGGATTGGACTCCAACGTTTTCACAATCGGTTTTGCTCGCCGAGTTGCGATGTATAAGCGAGCTGATCTGATCTTTAACGATGTTGAACAGTTACGACGCATTTCACGAGATATTGGACGAATTCAAATCATTTTTTCTGGGAAAGCACATCCTAAAGATATCGACGGTAAAAAGATGATCCAGCAAATCATCCGTACTGGCCGGTCATTGGCACCTGATGTGACTGTCGCATTTTTACCAAATTACGACATGGAACTCGCACAATTATTAACGGCTGGCGTCGATTTGTGGCTGAACACACCGGAACCTCCGCAAGAAGCATCCGGCACTAGCGGTATGAAAGCGGCACTCAATGGGATTCCGTCATTAAGCATTCTCGACGGGTGGTGGATCGAAGGTTGCATTGAGAACATAACTGGCTGGGCAATCGGTTCGGATGGTGTATCAATCGGACAATCGAACAATCACCAGACCGATGCGGATTCTCTTTATGCCAAATTGGAACAGAGCATCATTCCGACCTTCTATAACGATCAGGATTGTTACGTCGAGATCATGCGCCACGCGATTGCTCTAAATGGTTCTTTTTTTAACACACAACGTATGATCCAGCAGTATGTTCTGAAAGCGTATTTCTAA